ATTGCAGAGGAAAACAGGCTATGAGAAGAACTTTCAGACTGAAAATAGTGCTAAGAGTGGCAGTGTTTATAGGGTGCAGTAAAAAGCCCAAGCTGGGCTTCTCCAGCCAGCTAAAAATCATGGTGGGTGTCAGCTTTGCAGTGCCCTTCACATTTATACAAATAAGAAATTACTTTCAGAAACATAGATTGATGCTAGACTGTATGACTGAACTGTACTGTAGCAGAGCACCATGAAGCCTTCCATGGGCCCAAGGAAACAAGCCTGTTtgcagagagagcagggagctTATAAACCACAGGTGACTTCTTAGGGCCTGCTTCTCTGGCCTGGAAGAAGCATAAAAAGCAGAGTGACAAGGAGATTATGGGCTTTATGACTCCCAAGAAAGCAGCTGCTAAAAATCACTGTGCCATACTTATCAAGTTGGTAAGGCAagagtcaaaataaaaaatatccccaaatAATCAGAAAGTTAATACAGAACATGTGTGTTGAATTCGTTATCCTGGTGGTCATTTTCCAGAGGAGTATTAAACTCTTCTAGGATGTCTGCTTCTGCTGGTTTCAGCACATCCTCTTCACCTATAAGGCATGTGAAAGACAGATAATTTCATGTGGAGGGGCTCTTATGCGTTATCCCTCTGTCCCATGTTAAAGTCTCCCCACCAGCCTCCTGCAATTGCCTGGAGAAGGTAGATCAGGGTGAATTGCCTGCATTTCAAGGGCAGTCCCTGTTGTGGAGGGGAGTTTGAAACAGTAAAGCACTGGCAGGTTTAAAGCCAGAGGCAATAACCACAATCCTGATGGTTGCCCATTTCAAGACCTCGGGGCTGGAGGCTGGACACCCACCCCAGAGCCCAGGAAGCAGAACAGCTGTTTTCCCCGGCACAAGGGTACCACATGCCTTGCAGCAACAGGCCTTTTCTTCCTCGCTGCACAGACATTGCTGGAAATGCAGTAGTTGAGGGTCAGAGGATTGTCACCTCCTCTGAAGCAGGTCCTAAGTTTTCCTGGTTTTGAAGCAACCTGCATACTTGACCCACTCACTGCTAAAGTGAAGGTACTCTACTCTTCCCATGCTAGACCTGAGAGCAACTCCTGCTGCAGTAGCTGTAAATGGATATTCTGAGCCCAGACACCAGCCTGCCATTCAGACCACCTTAGTGCCCTCCATGCCTCAGTCCTGGCAGGTTTCAAAGGTGTAATTGCCTGCAGACACTCATCCCTTGTCTCAGTGCCCACTTTGCTCTCCCGCCATCCCAGTGTCGGTCCTGAAACTGGAAGGACTGTGGACGGAACGTGTCTGGACTTTGGCTCCCCCAACCAGCTCCGACCACAAAAACCACATCCTCTctccacagagaagagatctcTACAGAGATGGCTCCCTGCACTAATATGGCTCTAGGCAGAACTACAGCAGTGTTCTTAGGACAAGGGGTTATTAAGAACCAGGTCCACAACCCCATTCCAATGACTGACAGTAGTGGACTTGTTATCACTCCCCTGGACTTGGAGAGAGCTGTCTGTCCCCACAGTCCAATATCTCCCCACCCTTTCTCAGCTGCCCAGGTTTTGTGGGGTAGGGACCCATGCCCTGGAGATGCTGTAGGATCACTGTTGACAAGGTGCTCAAGAGGCAGCACTGCATTGCCCTCCAAGCCACCACAGGccatcagctctgcagcaaCTCACCAGCAGAGTCCAAGCTCTTGTCTGCCAGCTCCCCTTCCATTGCCACTGCTTGCATCCCACCGACCACATTCTGGATGGTCACCTTAGGTGGCTGCTGTTGAGATACTGGTTCAGGCAGTGCTGGTTCAGAGGGCACTGGCTCAGCCTTCTCCTGTGGGTCAGGCTGGGGATCCACTGCTGGCTCTGACTCCAGGACAGCCTTCACTGCTGGCTGACGGCCCCGTCCTCTTTTGGCTCTTCTGGCTCTCTTTTGCTCTTCGATCTTATAGTCTCTGCCAGGGGAATTCACAGGGATGATGACTTGGGAATAGGACAAAGGACTTTCCCTTCTGCCCTGAGGCAGCTTTGCTGGGTTGCCCTGTTGTGATTATGACCCAGTTCATCCCGGCAGAAGCTGCAATTCTGCCACCCTCCTCCTGAGCCCTGCACAACAGCcttttgcagctgcaggagtgAGGAGCAACAAATTTTTCCTCAGCCCACATTACAATTGAGGTTTGCTTGCTACCCACCCCATCCATCTCTCCCCACAGTACCTGTGGCTGCAGGTCACCTTTCACCACTGAAGACTGATGGCTCTGTCCTTGGATAAGGATGGAGGGGCTGGGCCATGTCTGGGCTCAGGTTAAGTGCACCACAAAAGCAGTATGACAGAAAAAGCAAGATTTACCTCAGAACCCAGTGAGCCGAATCTTTCTCCAGggcttctgcttttcttttcctgagcaAGTCCCGGTCTCTCAAGCGATGGGTTATGATGACATCTACAAGGATAAAGTGGGTGCTAACATGACATTCtaatccctccctgcctggTACTAGAGCACTGATGCAAGAGgccatgattttttttgtcacaaAGGGGTCTTGATATGAAACTACTTGAGCGCTGTatttccagcacagcctcaATGGGTAGGATTTGATGACACAGCACCCAAAACTCCCAGGCTGCTAGCCTGACAATTACTCTAGATTTCCAGTTACAATTCCTTGGGGTGACCCATGTCCAACCTACTCCCCTACTGTAGGGACCTGGGGTGTGGCACCTTTGATCAGACATCAGTACGGACTGCAAGAtgatttttcatgtttgctCCTCAGTTACCCTTTTTCCCAGACAGCTGAAATTAAGATGTTTATCTAACAACCGAGGAGAAAGCCTTGACCCACAGAACAGACAGTCCTTCAAAAAAGGAATGGTGCTGTCGGGGCAAGGATGAGCCAGAGGGCCCAGCCTTACCCACACAGGAGCTAACGCGCATTTGGAGGCAGATGGTGATCCAACCAGAGACCAAGACAGGGCTAGTACACGCTGCTGGGGTTGAGAAGATTGGTCCCAAACACCACACAAACAGCCCCAAGCTAGTCTGCAGCTGTGAGGAAGACCATGGCTGAAGAAACACTGACTGATGTGAGAAAGATCCAACACTGGCCTTATTATTTGGGCAGGATGTGCAGGTTACATACAGTCACCAGCAGCGAGGAGccctccccacatcccagtcACCCTCTGACATGCCTTCCTGGGCCAAGGTAAGCAGTGTCCATTTCACTGGTTGGAAAGGGCTCCAAGTGCCTTCCTAAGGCAAAAACCAACCTAAGAAATGGTCTGAACTTTAATTCTCCGTGTCTTTGTCCTAAAAGACAGCAATCCCTGATGATTTCTGGAATGGACTCTAAGCTGTGCTAATAAAAACTTGTCTCAAATCAAGGAGCATGAGATCCAGTCCCAGGAGACAAAGGGAGCAACACTACTGGCCTTGAGCCGGAGGGAATTCTTCCCAAATGTACACTGAAGAGATCACAAAAGAATTGTTTTTCATAGTTtcaacaaaacccacacaagTGGAAAAGCAAAACTATGACCTGCTGCTTCCAGATGTAATCAGATCCAGCTCTTTTCACAAAAAGATTTGGCTCACACTAAAGTAATAAATCACTGAAAAATTGTCATTTTATCATTTCCTTGATCAGATGGTAGAAGTGTCCAGTGAGAAAGACTActgaggctgagctgggatCACAGCTCTTTTATCCCAGGCATTTattaaatgcaagaaaaattgTAGTCCAGGACAGGACAATGCAAAACTGACAGCAGGAGCCAGTCTCTGCCCACAGTGGACTTTTACAAAAGACACTTCTCATAATTAATAATAATCTTACAGAAATTTAGCTTGGAGAGTATTTACATTGGTCTATGCTTCAATGTCCTCATCAAAGCAGAGTCAACTTTAAAATTACATCTGACTGCTCAGGACACTGTCCAGGGAATTTGAGAATAACTCCAAGACAAATGGGAGGTTGTTCCCTGACATGAAGCAGTAACAGCgacagcagggctcagccagcAGGAGATGACTGCCATCCACATAGAAAAGGGCAGTAAACTCCCTGGGAAGATGAGGTTACAAGTCGCAGTAGCAGGATCTGCACAGAGCCTCAGTTCAGCTACTGAAGTACATAATCCCTTGCACAGCCCATTTGCAGCTaaggtaattttcttttcctttcaaaatgtcTTGTGAGCTGTAAAAGCAGTTTTAGCTGCTTGCAATCAGTCTCCTTCCCAGTACATTCTAAGAAAGCACCGCTCATTCTCTTCTAACTGGTCCAAGAACGCACTCCCACAACAGCTACAAAGCTGTCACCTGCCAGCACTAAGCAGGAAAGATCACAGTAAAACATATGCATCctgataaaaaaatatttacgAGAGGgcacaaagaaacagaaattaaatgaaaagagagagagagggaaaaaaaatcaagctgtAAAAACAATGAGGCAGTACTGCCAGTCTGCAAACAGACAATCTCCTGATGCTCTCTGAAGGACTTAAGTTGAAAAGCCTTTATATGTGTTTCTGCCTTTGTGATCTGAAACATGACATATAAAAAGACATGTATTTGCAGTTAAATGTGCATCCCACACCCCCAGGCATAGACTAATAATTGTTAGTTCCTTTCTGAGAAACATTGGTAACAAAAATCATGCACTCCTCTCTCCAAAAACTCAAGTTAGAAATGTTCTCATTACCTGGCACAGCATACTcctcacaggcagcagagggTGGCAGGGAAGAGTCCGGAGAAGCATGGTCTTTGCCTAAACTCTCCATTGCTCTTTGCAGTTTTAATTAGAAAGCAGCTTAGTCCCCTGGAAACAGCATCTGGAGATACTGGTGCAGCATAATGAGAgcttgaaaaaaatgcagactgCCCGCCCCAAACCTCTTATCTGGCCAGGCCACTAGGAGGGTAATAATATTCTCCTTATCAGAGTGCAAAGGTGTGTGAGTCTCTGTCCAGGATCTACTGTGTGGATTGCAAAACATGTTAATGCTTTTACACTGCAAGTAATTCCACTTCAGATAGGAAATTTACACTCACTGCTGCTAAACTGTGACTCAAAAGCTCTCCTTTGTAGTGGAcatggcagggcaggatgtggcaatgcctcactgctgctttccagagtAAAGATGCAGGGACATGTGGATAGTCCTTAAGGACCCCTTGAGAGGTCTAAAATGGGACATATACTGTCTGAAGGTGTTTGCATAggatcccagcagtgctggtagGAAGGGACATCCTCCAGATCCCCTCATGATAGGGCTGGCTGCTTCACAACATCCGGATGGCTGTGTTGTCATATTCTTTGGAAACACCTAGGGATTGAGACTGTCACAGTCATGTTACCTGTCCAAGAGCTGCATCACCTTCCTGATCCAGGGATCCAGACAGAATAATAAATCCATGCCAGCTTGGCTGTGGATGTTGAGGATTTCCTAATGATTCTTTGACCCAGTCCGTGGTGGATCAGGACTATGAACAAAACACTTCACTCATGAAGCAGGATGGCAATGGGGATCCCCAGTAAAACCAGTGGGAAGATCCAGCCATTCCCTTGTTCCCCATAGGATGATTTCCTTAAGTGGCTGTTCCTAACTGCTGGCAGCCCCTTGCAGCCCCGGCCCTGCGGACTcgtgcagctctgcaggacgTCTGCAGGGCCAGAAGTGCTGCAAaggggaagctgctgcttgGTACAGTGGCTTCAGTGCTGAGAGCTTGCTCCTTGCTCTCAGTGGGAATGGCCAGGCCCCTAGATCAGTGCACATGAGATGAGTGTGGATGCTGAGTGCGAGAGatcaggcaggcagcacagtgtctgtctgtgtgaaaCTAAGTCACATAGCTTTCTCACCCTGGTCTGAGAAAGTGTGGCCTGAGAAATTGTGAGGAGGAACTCAAACAGTccttggagaaggaaaacaacctTTACAGGTGTTGTTTGTCTCTTTGTTTACTTGCAAGAAACAGTTGAGGGGTGTTGTACCTAACTGTCCAGTGATGGTGGTATGTTGGTTTGATGGACAATGAAAATTTTACCCTTTCAGTCCCTTTCAGAACTGTCTATAAAAAGGGATCTTGAAGAATAAAACACGCTCTGTTTTGCAGCTAAGCTTGAGAGTCTGTGTTGTCACTATCGCCGTTCCTAGTACAGTGCCACAAGACGAGGGAGTAATCTtggcctctcctctcctctgccttcaTAGTTTCTTATGCCAGGATAGCACAGAAAAGCTTAAGCTTATATTGTGTGTAACAACTTTGATGGACCAGAGATACCTCTTCAGACAGTTTCTAGTGCACTCAGCTG
This genomic window from Prinia subflava isolate CZ2003 ecotype Zambia chromosome Z, Cam_Psub_1.2, whole genome shotgun sequence contains:
- the HEMGN gene encoding hemogen yields the protein MESLGKDHASPDSSLPPSAACEEYAVPDVIITHRLRDRDLLRKRKAEALEKDSAHWVLRDYKIEEQKRARRAKRGRGRQPAVKAVLESEPAVDPQPDPQEKAEPVPSEPALPEPVSQQQPPKVTIQNVVGGMQAVAMEGELADKSLDSAGEEDVLKPAEADILEEFNTPLENDHQDNEFNTHVLY